A single window of Candidatus Lokiarchaeota archaeon DNA harbors:
- a CDS encoding ATP-NAD kinase, with amino-acid sequence MILTVIVGLLVNPIAGMGGRVGLKGTDGVVEEALERGAEPVSPGRALEFLEAFQEDLLSYSAYDIEVWSCPDKMGGNMISQAGITHKTIDIDISDDTSAGDTKRCVPKLYEAGVRLLVFVGGDGTARDILDSVKEHDLDNLQVLGIPSGVKMYSGVFVVNPREAVEVIRLVVEGTAGTTDFEIMDADESAFREDEFNLNLYGYLEGPSVPAKFQGSKQASPETVDEEEAKQAIARHVVDNMKEDATYILGPGTTVKTVADLLDIKKTVLGVDIYKDGKVYNDVNESKILDIVDDFDKTWIVVSPIGNQGMLFGRGNQQISPKIIERVGKDHIIAISTASKLKGIEDETLRVDTGDREVDDMLHGYIRVISDYREIRLVKVE; translated from the coding sequence GTGATTCTTACGGTGATTGTCGGATTACTCGTAAATCCCATAGCGGGTATGGGTGGACGCGTTGGACTGAAAGGGACCGACGGTGTTGTTGAAGAGGCCTTGGAGCGTGGAGCCGAACCTGTATCGCCGGGTCGCGCACTCGAATTTCTCGAAGCTTTTCAAGAAGACCTTTTGAGTTACTCTGCCTATGACATTGAAGTTTGGTCGTGTCCTGACAAGATGGGAGGGAACATGATATCACAAGCTGGCATTACCCACAAGACCATTGACATTGACATTTCAGATGATACATCTGCAGGGGACACAAAGCGGTGTGTGCCCAAGCTCTATGAAGCCGGTGTGCGACTTTTGGTCTTTGTTGGAGGCGATGGCACCGCACGGGATATTCTGGACTCTGTGAAAGAACATGATTTGGATAATCTCCAAGTCCTTGGCATTCCCTCCGGTGTGAAGATGTACAGCGGTGTGTTTGTTGTCAATCCACGAGAAGCCGTTGAAGTGATTCGTCTCGTTGTTGAGGGAACTGCAGGTACAACTGACTTCGAGATTATGGACGCTGATGAAAGCGCTTTCAGAGAGGACGAATTCAACCTCAACCTATATGGCTATTTAGAGGGGCCTTCAGTACCCGCCAAATTCCAGGGTTCAAAACAGGCAAGTCCTGAGACCGTTGATGAAGAAGAAGCAAAACAAGCCATTGCTCGGCACGTTGTAGATAATATGAAAGAAGATGCCACGTATATTCTGGGACCGGGGACTACTGTAAAGACAGTGGCGGATTTGCTCGACATCAAGAAAACCGTTCTTGGCGTTGATATCTACAAGGATGGCAAGGTCTACAATGACGTAAATGAATCAAAAATACTTGATATCGTAGACGATTTCGACAAGACCTGGATTGTTGTGTCTCCTATTGGAAATCAGGGCATGTTGTTTGGTCGGGGTAACCAGCAGATTAGTCCAAAAATCATTGAACGGGTGGGAAAAGACCATATCATTGCAATCAGTACTGCATCTAAACTGAAAGGAATAGAGGATGAAACCCTTCGAGTCGATACTGGAGACCGAGAGGTTGACGATATGCTCCATGGATATATCCGTGTCATCAGCGATTATAGAGAGATTAGACTGGTGAAAGTGGAATAG
- a CDS encoding S8 family serine peptidase yields MRDRKYKLAAYCFVFLFTAMVVSSFSVTTVSENTTMPTSWDQNANNIVDDFESKLAGVEGSKRVSVLVTTSGSIEDLLPALDAKVRYRYDAIGALSVELPAKNVKILGSAADVIRISDAKTKVQATLDSGLPVVQVPEAYNSYSYRGEGMVICVLDTGIDNSHVDLDDNDAYNTYKVVAFKDIVNGQDDLSAPVSAYDDNGHGTHCASITAGTGEGDSRYRGVAYAAQLVGVKVLDADGGGTMEGLLAGMQWVIDNNDVYGINIASMSLSTNPSSSTDGTCEICQMADAMMSDDIALFVAAGNHGHPEALYGYNTIGCPSASEYAITVGSVDDDGSHSSFSNEGPTADGRIKPEICAAGNGITAAEANSGSGYVTYSGTSMATPMAAGIGALIRQADTSLTSFDVKNVLKTTALDKGETGADNTYGWGIAQAKDALDYVTGGSTDNPPSASIAAPTEGETVSGTYRIKVSASDDNGVSKVEVNIDSGSWIDITNNVDSDGYYYYDWDTTAYADGSHTVNARVTDTASQTASDSVGLTVDNSGSTDDPPTCSIAAPTDGETVSGTYRILVSASDDNSVSTVEISIDSGTWIDISNNVDSNGYYYYDWDTTGYADGSHTIDARATDSAGQTASDSVGVTVDNSGSGDATMHVADITYSTQSRGPHTWLTIEVAIVDSNGNPVSSADVTIDVEYPDGSISTYTATTGSDGIAVFELKKVPSGEYTVTVTDVTHTNYTYDATANVVTSKTFSI; encoded by the coding sequence GTGAGAGATAGGAAATACAAACTCGCCGCTTACTGCTTCGTATTCTTGTTTACGGCAATGGTAGTCAGCAGTTTTTCTGTTACTACTGTGTCCGAGAACACAACTATGCCCACCAGTTGGGATCAGAATGCCAATAACATAGTTGACGACTTTGAATCGAAGCTGGCCGGCGTCGAGGGAAGCAAACGTGTCTCTGTCCTAGTAACTACGAGCGGAAGCATTGAAGACCTGCTTCCCGCACTAGATGCTAAGGTCAGGTACAGATATGATGCAATCGGGGCACTCTCTGTTGAGTTGCCCGCGAAGAATGTTAAGATTCTGGGTAGCGCTGCTGATGTTATCCGGATATCTGACGCTAAGACTAAGGTGCAGGCCACCCTAGATAGTGGCTTACCTGTTGTACAAGTCCCTGAGGCTTACAACTCCTACTCCTATCGAGGAGAAGGAATGGTTATCTGTGTACTTGATACTGGCATCGATAATAGCCACGTTGACTTGGATGACAACGACGCGTACAATACCTACAAGGTCGTTGCCTTCAAGGACATTGTCAATGGCCAAGATGATTTGAGTGCGCCAGTAAGTGCGTACGATGATAATGGTCACGGTACACACTGCGCAAGTATTACCGCCGGTACCGGTGAAGGCGATTCCCGTTATCGTGGAGTTGCTTATGCCGCTCAGTTAGTTGGTGTGAAGGTGCTTGACGCAGATGGTGGCGGAACGATGGAAGGCCTACTTGCAGGAATGCAATGGGTCATCGACAACAACGATGTGTACGGAATCAACATCGCATCGATGAGCCTCTCGACTAACCCCTCCAGCTCCACTGATGGAACCTGCGAGATTTGTCAGATGGCTGATGCGATGATGTCTGACGATATAGCCCTCTTTGTAGCGGCTGGTAATCATGGCCATCCTGAGGCGCTATACGGATACAATACAATCGGATGTCCATCAGCTTCAGAGTATGCCATTACCGTCGGTTCAGTAGATGATGATGGCAGTCACTCAAGTTTCAGCAATGAAGGACCAACTGCTGATGGGAGAATCAAGCCAGAGATATGTGCAGCTGGTAACGGTATCACAGCAGCCGAAGCCAACAGCGGAAGCGGCTACGTGACCTACAGCGGTACTTCAATGGCTACACCTATGGCGGCTGGTATTGGCGCTCTTATTCGCCAAGCAGACACGTCTCTGACATCCTTTGATGTGAAGAACGTACTGAAGACCACCGCTTTGGACAAGGGTGAAACTGGTGCTGACAATACCTACGGATGGGGCATTGCTCAAGCAAAGGATGCACTCGATTACGTTACGGGTGGTAGCACTGACAATCCACCAAGTGCTTCAATTGCAGCTCCAACCGAAGGCGAGACTGTCAGTGGAACTTACAGAATCAAGGTCTCTGCTAGCGATGACAACGGCGTCTCGAAAGTTGAGGTCAACATCGATTCGGGTTCCTGGATTGACATCACAAACAATGTGGACAGTGACGGCTACTACTATTATGACTGGGACACCACAGCGTATGCTGATGGCAGTCACACAGTCAATGCAAGAGTCACTGATACAGCCAGTCAGACCGCATCCGACAGTGTGGGCCTAACAGTCGACAATAGTGGGTCGACAGATGATCCACCAACATGTTCGATTGCAGCACCAACTGACGGTGAGACCGTGAGTGGTACCTACAGAATCCTTGTATCGGCAAGTGATGACAACAGTGTCAGCACAGTCGAGATTAGTATCGACTCTGGTACATGGATTGATATCAGCAATAATGTTGATAGCAACGGCTACTATTACTATGATTGGGATACAACAGGCTATGCCGATGGTTCCCATACCATAGATGCTCGTGCTACAGACTCAGCAGGTCAGACAGCTTCTGATAGTGTTGGTGTGACTGTTGATAATAGCGGTAGTGGAGATGCAACCATGCACGTTGCGGACATCACATACTCCACTCAGTCACGCGGTCCCCATACTTGGTTAACAATAGAAGTTGCCATTGTTGATAGCAATGGTAACCCAGTAAGCAGCGCTGATGTTACGATTGACGTCGAATATCCCGACGGAAGCATCAGCACCTATACGGCTACTACAGGTAGTGATGGGATAGCGGTCTTCGAGCTGAAGAAGGTACCGAGTGGTGAGTACACAGTCACCGTGACTGATGTTACTCATACAAACTACACATACGATGCTACTGCAAACGTAGTGACAAGCAAGACATTCAGTATATGA
- a CDS encoding SDR family NAD(P)-dependent oxidoreductase yields the protein MAGQSPKSKVIVITGGSSGIGRTTALQLAPEGHSFLLIGRNEERLEDTCREVEELGGKAIAATGDVASAEDVEKQYRKAIDEFGRVDVLIANAGVGYFGNLEELTIQEYDEQFDTNVRGVFLWIKQVLPNMKERDAGQIAVTSSNLGLETSARANIYAATKHAVQAMVGSLRKELKDTNVKAATVNPGSVSTPWFDGKDVDRSKMLSAEDVARAFKMIIDQGKTSDIDHIHLLPTKR from the coding sequence ATGGCAGGTCAAAGCCCAAAATCAAAAGTCATAGTGATAACTGGTGGATCAAGTGGAATAGGTCGAACTACAGCGCTCCAACTCGCACCTGAAGGCCACTCATTTCTACTAATAGGGAGAAACGAGGAACGTCTCGAAGATACATGCAGAGAAGTAGAAGAGCTTGGAGGTAAGGCGATAGCAGCTACCGGAGATGTAGCTTCAGCAGAAGACGTTGAGAAACAATACAGGAAAGCAATAGACGAATTTGGGCGAGTTGACGTTCTCATTGCAAACGCAGGTGTTGGCTATTTTGGCAATTTAGAAGAACTCACTATCCAAGAATACGATGAACAGTTCGACACTAACGTCAGGGGCGTCTTTCTATGGATTAAACAGGTCCTTCCGAATATGAAAGAAAGAGATGCTGGTCAAATAGCCGTCACGTCCTCTAATCTCGGGCTAGAGACTTCAGCTCGGGCAAATATCTATGCTGCTACGAAGCATGCTGTACAGGCAATGGTCGGATCCCTTCGAAAAGAACTCAAAGACACCAATGTTAAGGCGGCAACAGTCAATCCTGGCTCGGTATCCACGCCATGGTTTGATGGTAAGGATGTAGACCGTTCGAAAATGCTCTCGGCGGAGGATGTCGCCAGGGCCTTCAAGATGATTATCGACCAAGGAAAAACGAGCGACATCGACCATATCCATCTTTTACCTACAAAAAGATGA
- a CDS encoding GTP-binding protein: protein MSSSYDYLFKVVILGEGAVGKTAIVTRFSHGFFRTDYKTTIGSQFAVKNVAIPSQGEDDLTVKLQIWDVAGQSRFQILRPMYYRGASGGVLVFDVTRRRTFIVLNEWLNELEKAINKKIPLVLVGNKIDLPDRVVEPREGHEFAEAHDMPYIESSAKTGESIVDIFGELAKVLVNERRETNF from the coding sequence ATGAGCTCATCATATGATTACTTGTTCAAAGTGGTTATCCTGGGGGAAGGGGCTGTTGGGAAAACAGCCATTGTAACACGTTTCAGTCATGGGTTCTTTAGAACTGACTACAAGACAACCATTGGATCCCAGTTTGCTGTGAAGAATGTGGCCATCCCATCTCAAGGGGAAGACGATTTGACTGTTAAACTGCAGATATGGGATGTAGCAGGTCAATCACGGTTTCAGATTCTACGTCCAATGTACTACCGTGGAGCAAGTGGCGGTGTCCTCGTCTTTGATGTCACCCGTCGTCGCACATTCATTGTGTTGAATGAGTGGTTGAACGAATTGGAAAAAGCAATCAACAAGAAAATCCCCTTGGTGCTTGTAGGTAATAAAATCGACTTGCCTGACCGGGTGGTTGAACCTCGCGAAGGCCATGAATTCGCTGAAGCTCATGATATGCCCTACATCGAGTCATCCGCAAAGACGGGTGAGAGCATCGTTGATATTTTTGGAGAGCTTGCAAAGGTTCTCGTGAATGAGCGACGAGAAACCAACTTCTAG
- a CDS encoding alpha/beta fold hydrolase codes for MPSFHHNGIRLEYLDTNPNAGADECALLFVHGAGSSSEIWEFQVEEFSPTHRVLATDLSGHGKSQTGKDPVSIKGYSEEILALVDHLGLERYLMVGHSMGGAATLSYTLLPPRVMPLGLVLVGTSPDLKFGKIAPGLAIEALEYQFGLFRSSNAKKESRVYQIKKREEEARRKNPAVFQGDLQACNAFDICNRVNEIRPPTFCVVGEDDDIIKPAVMARFERQLPRADFAVVPNSDHCPMLENAPHFNRILRDFIECIDGSE; via the coding sequence ATGCCATCGTTCCATCATAACGGAATACGTCTAGAGTATCTTGACACAAATCCAAATGCAGGAGCGGATGAGTGCGCACTCCTCTTCGTTCATGGAGCAGGTTCGTCGTCGGAAATCTGGGAGTTTCAAGTGGAAGAGTTTTCACCAACACATCGGGTACTTGCTACGGACCTCTCCGGCCACGGAAAATCACAAACAGGGAAAGATCCCGTTTCAATAAAGGGATACAGTGAGGAGATTCTGGCTCTTGTGGATCATCTGGGCCTTGAACGATATCTTATGGTTGGCCATTCGATGGGTGGGGCTGCTACCCTGTCGTATACTTTGCTTCCACCACGAGTGATGCCGCTTGGATTGGTTCTGGTAGGGACGTCGCCCGACCTCAAATTCGGGAAGATTGCACCTGGACTGGCTATTGAAGCTCTCGAATATCAATTTGGACTGTTCCGTTCTTCAAATGCGAAGAAGGAAAGCAGAGTCTATCAAATAAAGAAAAGAGAGGAGGAAGCCCGAAGGAAGAATCCCGCTGTATTCCAAGGTGATTTACAGGCGTGTAATGCTTTTGACATATGTAATCGTGTGAACGAAATTCGCCCTCCCACTTTCTGTGTTGTTGGCGAAGATGATGATATTATCAAACCCGCTGTTATGGCGAGATTCGAAAGACAGCTGCCTCGTGCCGATTTCGCAGTTGTACCAAACTCGGATCACTGTCCGATGCTAGAGAACGCCCCTCATTTCAACAGAATCTTGCGAGATTTCATTGAGTGTATCGACGGTTCTGAGTAG
- a CDS encoding alpha/beta fold hydrolase: MNSLVTKHIDSDLGDVVYDVYRNPEATEVNLFIHGLGYNRFWFSEHLETYDLKRYSWIIPDLIGHGDSVKPDDTSAYSMENQAECLYDILLQEEVDRVRIIAHSMGGPIAISLLELLETNQEVVATLLLYLEGNLDEGDAFFSSKVASMPFQEYAQKFESWCQSTLEQTEDESMRSWIQGIKQAGPLTIWASSKDLVAVSKTDNLLPRLFQAFDGPMYFIYGADNKGDYSSENLVRESGESIMYVPDAGHAMHEDNPTGFWGLVTQLIEKHS, translated from the coding sequence ATGAACAGCCTCGTGACGAAACACATAGATTCGGATTTGGGAGACGTTGTCTATGATGTGTATCGCAACCCCGAAGCCACCGAAGTGAACCTATTCATTCACGGACTAGGATACAATCGTTTCTGGTTTTCCGAACATTTGGAAACCTATGACCTGAAACGATACTCGTGGATTATTCCAGATTTGATTGGTCATGGTGATTCTGTTAAACCAGATGATACTTCCGCTTATTCAATGGAAAACCAAGCGGAGTGCCTCTATGATATCTTACTGCAAGAAGAGGTGGATCGGGTACGGATTATTGCACATTCAATGGGTGGTCCCATAGCCATTTCTCTTCTGGAACTGCTAGAAACGAACCAAGAGGTTGTGGCTACGTTGCTGCTTTATCTTGAAGGCAATCTGGACGAGGGAGATGCATTCTTTTCGTCGAAGGTTGCCTCGATGCCTTTTCAGGAATATGCGCAGAAGTTTGAATCATGGTGCCAGTCCACTCTAGAACAAACTGAAGATGAATCAATGCGATCTTGGATACAAGGTATTAAACAAGCCGGCCCTCTAACTATCTGGGCCTCAAGCAAGGACTTGGTGGCCGTTTCAAAAACAGACAATCTCCTACCACGACTGTTTCAGGCTTTTGACGGGCCTATGTATTTCATATATGGTGCGGATAACAAAGGGGACTATTCGTCGGAGAATCTTGTCAGGGAATCTGGTGAATCTATTATGTACGTGCCTGATGCGGGTCATGCAATGCACGAAGATAATCCGACCGGCTTTTGGGGTTTGGTAACCCAGCTTATTGAGAAACATTCCTGA
- the glmM gene encoding phosphoglucosamine mutase: MTGNLFGTTGVRKVYGSEFNPNMALNLGKALGTYLGQGRILLARDARTTGKMIADAFASGVMSTGIDVVRAGVIPTPTLAYNTKARGFDTGVMITASHNPPEYTGIKFWRSDSMGYTSEEEHELEEIYESGKFQVASWDELGTQTVSDIEVKKHIEAISESLNTKAIAEQSFKVAIDPGNGAACVMTPYLLRRLGCKVITINAQLDGHFPGRPSEPGEENLSDLMELTKDAQADIGIAHDGDADRVTFVTENGKFIRGDRVIALLAREAIRQSDKKTIVTTVDSSLVLDETVEEAGGNAVRTPVGDIEVAIKIKELEAAMGGEACGVYILPEFHLAPEPFLAACMILELIAEQNQSFGELISEIPAYPLTKGKVRCDNSMKPKVMDQLQTKLPKTLGKPREIVTVDGIGLFLEDGWVLVRPSGTEPVIRVTCEASSEEQAKRLLAKAKDIVSQTVDDA; this comes from the coding sequence ATGACAGGTAATCTCTTTGGAACAACAGGTGTCCGCAAGGTGTACGGTTCCGAATTCAATCCGAATATGGCGCTCAATCTCGGAAAAGCACTTGGTACATATCTAGGTCAAGGAAGAATACTCCTTGCAAGAGACGCACGAACCACAGGAAAAATGATTGCTGACGCATTCGCTTCAGGTGTAATGTCCACAGGCATTGATGTTGTAAGAGCGGGAGTGATTCCGACACCTACGTTAGCATACAATACGAAGGCGAGAGGTTTTGATACAGGTGTTATGATAACTGCTTCACACAATCCCCCGGAGTATACAGGAATCAAATTCTGGCGTTCAGACAGCATGGGTTATACTAGCGAGGAAGAACATGAGCTCGAGGAGATTTATGAATCTGGGAAATTCCAAGTTGCTTCTTGGGATGAGCTAGGCACCCAAACGGTATCGGATATTGAAGTCAAGAAACACATCGAGGCTATCTCTGAGAGTCTGAATACAAAGGCCATAGCTGAACAGAGCTTCAAAGTAGCAATAGACCCAGGAAATGGTGCTGCATGTGTAATGACACCATATCTTCTCAGAAGACTTGGATGCAAAGTGATTACTATCAACGCTCAGTTGGACGGTCATTTTCCTGGAAGGCCATCTGAACCTGGAGAAGAGAATCTCAGTGATCTGATGGAACTAACAAAGGATGCACAAGCTGACATTGGAATCGCTCATGATGGCGATGCTGACAGGGTAACCTTTGTCACCGAGAATGGGAAGTTCATCCGCGGCGATAGGGTAATCGCTCTACTTGCAAGAGAAGCAATCAGACAATCAGACAAAAAGACGATTGTTACAACCGTTGATAGCTCCTTGGTCCTCGATGAGACCGTGGAGGAGGCAGGTGGAAATGCAGTCAGGACACCGGTTGGCGATATTGAGGTTGCGATAAAAATCAAAGAGCTAGAAGCGGCCATGGGAGGGGAAGCATGTGGCGTCTATATCCTACCAGAGTTTCATCTTGCCCCAGAGCCCTTCTTGGCAGCTTGTATGATTCTGGAGCTGATTGCTGAGCAGAACCAGAGCTTTGGTGAGCTTATTTCGGAGATACCCGCCTATCCGCTGACGAAGGGAAAGGTTCGTTGTGACAACAGTATGAAACCAAAGGTCATGGACCAACTACAAACCAAGCTACCCAAAACACTTGGAAAGCCCCGAGAGATAGTAACAGTCGATGGGATTGGGCTGTTCCTTGAGGATGGTTGGGTCTTGGTGAGACCATCGGGAACAGAACCAGTTATCAGGGTCACTTGCGAAGCTTCCTCTGAAGAGCAAGCGAAAAGATTGCTTGCGAAAGCCAAAGATATTGTAAGTCAAACTGTAGATGATGCATAA
- the bshA gene encoding N-acetyl-alpha-D-glucosaminyl L-malate synthase BshA, with amino-acid sequence MRIGVCLYPTVGGSGYLGTRLGQHLADRGHEVHFITYEEPFALMWEEAQKVHVDLVDRFDYPLFESIGPPYAMALTSKIVKVARDSNLDLVHCHYAIPHAMAAYMAREIVGIPYAVTLHGSDVHTLGQDPAYRPVVRHTVETADVVSSVSNFLRKEAHEGLFIDRQIEVIPNFIDTNRFVPTKGLKLVVESGCVSVRREEDAEEIQPDELVLLHASNFRKVKRVPQLIDIMHKVVDKYPNTRLVLVGDGPARIEVERKIEKLELCHNVHLLGIKSNMSQIMASADVFLQNSTMEGMPLVLLEAMSSGVPVVTTPAGGIPELVRKGKDGIVTEGFESDEYAEAVIKVVSDDTLREKMGKAARKRVEEGFSAEKIVPVYEKMLQSIVEE; translated from the coding sequence ATGAGAATTGGAGTCTGTCTTTATCCTACAGTTGGTGGATCCGGGTACCTAGGCACTCGACTAGGACAGCATCTGGCTGACCGAGGACATGAAGTGCATTTCATCACGTATGAGGAACCCTTTGCTTTGATGTGGGAAGAAGCCCAGAAGGTTCATGTGGACCTTGTCGATAGATTTGATTATCCCCTCTTCGAATCTATTGGTCCACCCTATGCAATGGCCTTGACATCCAAAATAGTGAAAGTGGCAAGAGATTCCAATCTTGATCTTGTGCACTGCCACTACGCAATACCTCATGCAATGGCGGCATACATGGCTCGTGAGATTGTCGGTATTCCGTACGCTGTGACACTCCATGGTTCAGATGTGCATACCCTTGGACAAGATCCAGCATATCGACCAGTCGTTCGACACACGGTTGAAACGGCTGATGTAGTCAGTTCAGTTTCTAATTTCTTGCGCAAAGAGGCACACGAAGGACTGTTCATAGATCGACAAATTGAGGTAATTCCCAACTTCATAGACACAAATCGATTTGTTCCCACGAAGGGTCTCAAGTTGGTTGTTGAGAGCGGTTGTGTTTCGGTACGGCGTGAAGAGGACGCAGAGGAGATACAACCCGATGAATTGGTATTGCTGCATGCATCCAATTTCAGAAAAGTCAAGCGAGTTCCCCAGTTAATCGATATAATGCACAAAGTAGTGGACAAGTATCCGAATACAAGGCTTGTGCTTGTTGGCGATGGTCCGGCACGGATAGAAGTTGAAAGGAAAATCGAGAAACTAGAGCTCTGTCATAATGTCCACTTGCTGGGAATCAAGAGTAATATGAGCCAGATAATGGCGTCTGCAGATGTTTTCCTACAGAATTCAACCATGGAGGGCATGCCGCTAGTCCTGCTTGAGGCGATGTCGAGTGGGGTGCCTGTTGTTACAACTCCTGCGGGAGGAATCCCTGAACTGGTCAGAAAAGGCAAAGATGGAATCGTAACAGAAGGTTTTGAGTCAGATGAATATGCAGAAGCCGTAATCAAGGTGGTCTCTGATGACACTCTTCGAGAGAAGATGGGGAAAGCTGCTCGGAAGCGGGTAGAGGAAGGATTCTCTGCAGAGAAAATCGTCCCAGTATATGAGAAGATGCTCCAATCGATAGTAGAGGAGTGA
- the bshC gene encoding bacillithiol biosynthesis BshC, whose translation MVLEPIATKIYQEYIWKSKSKELAESLYANPPVTLGEAAKRGSAVFAQYEQSDCIRQKDLEKLKSVLQASNSKLGCLTPAVEESIDKLSNGAVEAAHQSVAMGGPGYILNKAASAKTISSFSKDSRLSAFFFVADYDEVQAELLNTRTPLMGQSGNLISMPVPEGYDHSPVSVLPLPSSTWYTEVEESIRKNYNELFKPLSGTGKKLFQERLEAALAVTRWAFHNSATLGEWAQRIIGRLVNIEGNLGLPIIPSSNPEIRKLMARGFEYLLADENRKQFVDAQVRASTVIEENEYETGTGKRSRDYVPFFYECQGDGCHSSRVELHYDREGATAILTGRCPTCGRPVKLEFDAEKPDLSEIAEHLSPRVDSRQFVMDMVLPIVVHIGGSGETAYYAQVIPVAKELGVPFPAFVKYPRLYFNTPWGENLANTLNNKGKPAFHGGEMFGTIGRITRARQSENYAEMNEAVQDFKSLLYESHEKLNHAIDELEREREKASDEKDKQLQMTRLEIERYLSWVFGQYTQGKMGQEVTWSWIEWALNSGFTDLFGPYERAYVPELKNGSTLFVNFMV comes from the coding sequence ATGGTGTTGGAACCGATTGCGACTAAAATCTATCAGGAGTACATATGGAAATCCAAGAGCAAGGAGTTGGCAGAAAGCCTGTATGCCAATCCCCCAGTTACACTGGGCGAAGCTGCAAAACGGGGTTCAGCCGTCTTTGCACAGTATGAGCAATCTGATTGTATTCGTCAGAAGGATTTAGAGAAACTCAAATCTGTCCTTCAGGCATCCAATTCAAAACTGGGCTGTTTGACCCCAGCGGTAGAAGAAAGCATCGATAAGTTGTCAAATGGGGCTGTTGAAGCTGCTCATCAGAGTGTGGCAATGGGTGGGCCAGGATACATATTGAACAAGGCTGCCTCTGCAAAAACCATTTCAAGCTTCTCGAAAGACAGCAGATTATCAGCTTTTTTCTTTGTTGCCGACTATGATGAAGTTCAAGCTGAGCTTCTCAACACCAGAACCCCTCTGATGGGACAATCAGGCAATCTAATCAGTATGCCAGTGCCCGAAGGATATGACCACTCCCCGGTCAGCGTATTGCCACTTCCTAGCTCTACATGGTATACTGAAGTCGAAGAAAGTATCCGGAAGAATTACAATGAGCTATTCAAACCGTTGTCAGGCACAGGGAAGAAATTGTTTCAGGAGCGTCTTGAAGCTGCCCTTGCAGTAACACGATGGGCATTTCACAATTCGGCTACTCTCGGAGAATGGGCCCAAAGAATCATCGGAAGACTTGTGAACATTGAAGGTAACCTCGGGCTCCCTATCATCCCTTCGAGCAATCCTGAAATAAGGAAGCTCATGGCAAGAGGTTTCGAGTATCTCCTTGCTGATGAAAATCGGAAACAGTTCGTTGATGCACAGGTGCGAGCAAGCACAGTCATCGAGGAAAACGAGTATGAGACAGGAACGGGCAAAAGATCACGGGATTATGTTCCGTTCTTCTATGAATGTCAAGGGGACGGCTGCCATTCAAGTAGAGTAGAATTACATTACGACCGGGAGGGAGCCACGGCAATTCTCACCGGTAGATGTCCAACCTGTGGAAGACCTGTGAAACTGGAATTCGATGCGGAGAAACCGGACTTGAGCGAGATTGCTGAACACCTCTCTCCCAGAGTGGATTCACGGCAATTCGTAATGGATATGGTTCTGCCTATCGTGGTTCATATTGGAGGGAGTGGCGAAACGGCATACTACGCCCAGGTCATCCCCGTGGCAAAAGAGCTGGGTGTCCCGTTTCCAGCGTTCGTGAAATATCCCCGTCTCTACTTCAATACACCATGGGGTGAAAATCTGGCAAACACTCTGAACAACAAAGGCAAGCCAGCCTTCCATGGAGGGGAAATGTTCGGCACCATCGGGCGGATTACGAGAGCTCGTCAATCAGAGAACTATGCTGAAATGAATGAAGCTGTTCAGGACTTCAAATCACTCCTTTACGAATCACATGAGAAACTCAATCATGCTATAGATGAGCTTGAAAGAGAGCGAGAGAAAGCAAGCGATGAGAAAGACAAACAGCTTCAGATGACTCGGCTTGAAATAGAACGATACCTTAGTTGGGTATTCGGACAATACACTCAAGGAAAAATGGGGCAAGAAGTTACGTGGTCATGGATAGAATGGGCTCTGAATTCCGGCTTCACGGATCTCTTCGGACCTTATGAAAGAGCATATGTACCTGAACTCAAGAATGGCTCAACCCTATTTGTTAATTTCATGGTGTAA